In one Gossypium hirsutum isolate 1008001.06 chromosome D09, Gossypium_hirsutum_v2.1, whole genome shotgun sequence genomic region, the following are encoded:
- the LOC107890496 gene encoding alkaline ceramidase has translation MEDGFSSFWGPVTSTDRCEKNYVHSSYIAEFFNTISSIPGILFALIGLINALRQRFEKRFSVLHISNMILSIGSMLYHATLQRVQQQGDETPMVWEMLLYFYILYSPDWHYRSTMPTFLFFYGVGFAIAHALIRFEIGFKVHYIVLCLLCIPRMYKYYIYTKDNYAKRLAKLYIATLFLGSICWLMDQVLCKEISHWYFNPQGHALWHVFMSFNSYFANTFLMFCRAEQRRWDPKIVHFFGVFPYVKIQKPKSQ, from the exons ATGGAAGATGGATTTTCAAGCTTCTGGGGTCCTGTCACATCCACTGATCGGTGTGAGAAAAATTATGTTCACTCATCTTACATTGCGGAGTTTTTCAACACTATATCCAGTATACCGGGCATTCTTTTTGCACTCATTGGCCTTATAAATGCCCTGAGACAACGATTTGAGAAGAGGTTTAGTGTCCTTCACATATCTAATATGATACTTTCCATTGGGAGCATGTTATACCACGCCACACTACAACGCGT gcAACAGCAAGGTGATGAAACTCCAATGGTGTGGGAAATGCTTCTATACTTTTACATCCTCTATTCACCGGACTGGCACTATCGGAGTACAATGCCTACTTTCCTGTTCTTTTATGGAGTCGGCTTTGCAATAGCCCACGCTCTCATCCGCTTCGAAATTGGCTTCAAGGTGCATTACATCGTTCTCTGCCTTCTCTGCATCCCTCGAATGTACAAATACTACATCTACACTAAAGATAACTATGCAAAGCGGCTTGCAAAGCTATATATAGCAACTTTGTTCCTGGGAAGCATATGTTGGCTTATGGACCAGGTATTGTGCAAGGAGATATCTCATTGGTACTTCAACCCTCAAGGTCATGCTCTATGGCATGTCTTCATGAGCTTCAATTCATATTTCGCCAACACGTTCCTGATGTTTTGTCGTGCTGAGCAGCGAAGATGGGATCCAAAAATCGTCCACTTCTTTGGTGTTTTCCCTTATGTCAAGATTCAAAAGCCAAAGAGCCAGTGA